A single region of the Eulemur rufifrons isolate Redbay chromosome 8, OSU_ERuf_1, whole genome shotgun sequence genome encodes:
- the LOC138390921 gene encoding olfactory receptor 10T2-like gives MKRQNQSMVTEFILIGFSNLGDLQILLFCIFLLVYLSTLMANATIMTVIRLEKALHTPMYFFLFVLSWSETCYTLVIVPKMLTNLLSTVSTISFSGCAAQLYFFVGLACTNCFLIAVMGYDRYVAICNPLNYTLIVSRATCIQLVLASSFCGFLISVVVNILVFSVPFCDSNRINHFFCDISPVIKRGCTDTNLKEMVIFFLSILVLLVPFVLIFISYVFIVSTILKISSVEGQHKAFATCASHLTVVIVHYGCASFIYLRPTSLYSSDKDRLVAVTYTVITPLLNPLVYALRNKEVNMALRKVLSRYSFPKTL, from the coding sequence ATGAAGAGGCAGAACCAGAGCATGGTCACTGAGTTCATCCTTATAGGCTTCTCAAACCTGGGGGATCTGCAAATCCTGCTCTTCTGTATCTTCCTGCTAGTCTATTTGAGCACTCTGATGGCCAATGCCACCATCATGACTGTCATTCGCCTGGAAAAGGCTTTGCACACCCCTATGTACTTCTTCCTTTTTGTCCTTTCCTGGTCTGAAACCTGCTACACTTTGGTCATTGTACCCAAAATGCTAACCAACCTGCTGTCCACAGTTTCAACCATTTCTTTCTCTGGGTGTGCTGCCCAGCTCTATTTCTTTGTGGGCTTGGCTTGTACCAACTGTTTTCTCATTGCTGTGATGGGCTATGATCGCTATGTTGCCATCTGCAACCCTCTTAACTACACACTCATTGTCAGCCGAGCCACCTGTATCCAGTTGGTTCTAGCCTCCAGCTTCTGTGGTTTCCTGATCTCTGTGGTTGTCAACATCCTGGTGTTCAGCGTACCCTTCTGTGACTCCAATAGGATCAACCACTTTTTCTGTGACATTTCCCCTGTCATAAAACGGGGCTGTACAGACACCAACCTGAAGGAGATGGTCATCTTCTTTCTCAGTATTCTTGTATTGCTGGTTCCCTTTGTGTTGATCTTCATTTCCTATGTCTTCATCGTTTCCACCATCCTCAAAATCTCCTCAGTGGAGGGACAGCATAAAGCCTTTGCCACCTGTGCCTCCCACCTCACAGTGGTCATTGTCCACTATGGCTGTGCTTCCTTTATCTACCTAAGGCCAACATCCCTGTACTCCTCAGATAAGGACCGGCTTGTGGCGGTGACCTATACTGTCATCACCCCGCTACTCAACCCACTTGTCTACGCACTGAGAAATAAGGAAGTAAATATGGCTCTGAGAAAGGTTCTGAGTAGATACTCATTTCCCAAAACACTCTGA